The stretch of DNA GTTATAGGAACATAGTGGCAAatatattttatcattttaaataatatgcgcacagtatatacatattataatatatactatctaataatacaaaataatctCAAATTTGCTTCAAATAATGACTTTTTCACTCAtgaatattcattcattcacacaaatTGCTATAAATGTAGTGATTATCCAGGACATCTAATTCTCAGGTTCTTTAAGAGTGCAAATAAAACAAGTGTACCACACTCGTACTTTAGAGATGTTAAAAAGCTTACAGCCTAACCTaaggtatctatctatctatctatctatctatctatctatctatctacctatctatctatcatgtGACTGAATGTCCTTGGAGTCCAATTCATCCTTATTTTATTacataatacacaaacacacatatacacaacaaacactcacagacacactctgttgCTCTCAtcctgactcacacacagacaatacagcAAAATCAATATGTTCTAGGGAAGCAAGAACAATTTGCTTACAGATGCCCCACTGACTCCATTTGACTAATTTGGCAAATTGCACACTTGACTCTaagagggagggggcagaggtGGGAGCGGATGGGCTGTGCCTCCCTTCTCTGTCAGCCATCTTGAGGAACCATCTAAGGCTAACACTTCTTCATGATTCAGCACTACTTCCTATTTTGGCATTGAGAGGTAATTCAAGCTTTTATTCCCCCTAAGTGCCACATCCAACTCACACATTACCACTGTGTGCaaagcagcgtgtgtgtgtgtgtgtgtgtgtgtgtgtgtgtgtgtgtgtgtgtgtgtggctttgggcCACAAGGTGAAACAGGACATGATTTGTGCGAGTAGTAACGTAGGCACACGGACACAATGCTGTTGATTTGCTTTATTCAGATTCTCTTGTCATTTGCCATCTTTATCCAGTCTTCGTTTTGCTTTTTTGAGTCGACAGCTCGATCAGTTACACAGCACAATCTTTGTTTCGAATCACTGGGCTTAGGTTGCAGGGACAGGGACTGTTCCTTCAAGCTGCAGTTATAAATTTGAAAAACCAATAGCTTTAGATCGAGTTTGCAATAAACGTTGTTGTTTTTAGTACTATCACTTGACTGCACTAAACATTCCATTAAAGAGCAAATATATGGCAGAAGGGTTACTTTATTGAGCATTCAGCCACAGTTTCTACCTAATCTATAATTGCTTTGCTCCATTATCAACTCCTGACATACTTTTCAAACGACTTTGGGCAATAAATAATCAGTGTTCTAACCCACTATGCATTTATAGACATTAAACAACCCGATTTATTTTCCAGTCCCTTTAAGGAGATCAGAGACTCATGATTGACAGGCAGAAATGATAAACTATGTCAGGATGTGGGAGGGcaacaaaaggaaaataaaacatacaggGACAACCAAATGAAAATggatcaaaaacaaacaaatataaataacaacaataaaagaAAACCGGCCATTTCTGCCATCCACACCCAATGCCTGTAAGAGCAACACTGAGCTCGCCCTGTCCTGTTAGATGCAGGAGCGTCCTGTGGCTCTCCCTTTGAAAAGAGCCCTGTCACCACATGATCTAAATCCACTATTTCTGGGCGGAAGGAGAGTGTGAGCACACTGCTTTTGAAAAGATTTGGCAACAGTTAGGTGCCAGATGCTAAAACTGCAAGTAGCATTAGCAAAAGAGGCCCCTAGCAGTCAGAGCGATGGGGCTGGTTGGCACcggaggaagaggcggagctGCCTCTGCCCACAAACACTGCAGCTCTATCCAAGCCATCCGTTCCAACTCACATGGGCTCTCTGCATGTCACTCATTGTCCACAGTCCTATCTATcgctctccccttctctccatctccctttttccctctttgtccctgcttctttccttctatctaacatctatctatctatctgtctgtctgtctgtctgtctgtctgtctgtctgtctgtctgtctgtctgtctgtctgtctgtctgtcctatcAATCCATCCATCTACACAGGCAGAGCTAACCAGTAAGTCTTGATGTAAATCATTAGCAAGAGAGTAGAAACTGGACAAAATCACAGAATTACTAAATGGGGAACGAATTAACAGCACAGAGCATTGAAAATGTACCTTCATGGACGACTACATGACTTACCCATCAGGACAACAGCAGCACTGACGTGTGGCTAGGTGAACGTTAGCatgttttaattcatttttttattatcattattcatTTTTGTGCAATCTCTACAAGACTCACATTTAAGATTTcaggacacagaaaaaaaagaaggcaggagaacaaaaatgataataaaaaagcAATCAAAGAAAAGTATTAGAAATAAATAATGGTCCGTGAGTGAAATCCTTACAGAAACACTGATCAGTCTTAAATATCTCATTACATGACGTGACGGTAAAAAGCAcaaaccaaaaataaaaaaaaataaaaataaaaatcattctAAGAACATTAATCATTTAACGATGTAATCGTGATTACACTGTGACAAACACCAGACAACACATTTCAGCTTACACTGGTGTTGAtcattttttccttttgtctttttattctttttaagCTTCATTTTTGTTTCATCAAATCCAAATACAAGAATTGCATGTCACCATAGCAAACAGATTATTTAATGGTCAACCATTACTGTTTTAGTATAGTAACCTTAACCCAACAGAAAAAGACCAATTCAAAGTCATTTTCAAACAATCCAATAAAACGtaataaatagaaaataattcAACTGTAATTCTAGCCATTTCATCTTTATATGAATACATAACATCTACTGTTTGAAGTTAATAAAGTCAAGCTATTGTATATAAATACATCACCAGCATGCACGATACTGTAGTAAAGAGGATATTGGAGCAGTAATCATCTCACACTGAGAAACAGTAGAATGGACAAGTGCATTTCttgtaaattaaaaaaataaatcaacacaaaacaaagaaaaatcaCAAACCTCAAAGCTGCTTTAAGATCACTTTCCATTTTCCTTAGCTTGAGCTCTTTTCTCCAATACTATTGTCCACCAATGAAGGCTAATGTTCCAGTAGAATCATGTTCAATGCGGAGTTAAAGGGCTTTAATTTGATGGTTATGGATTATATTTTATGGCAAATGAGTTTAATTTGTCCAACActgtgtataataataataataataataataataataacaatacaattattattattattaataataataataataataataataataataataatgtaggtTTTGAATGTTAAGACGAATTCTGCTATCCTATGTAAATAGCTCAGTGGATCATTGCTTTAGTCCTATAATACTTGACATCTACATTGGTTGAGGAGCAATCAACTTTTTGTATGGTAATCATGTAGctgtggtttgttttgattgGCTAAGATTAAAGCTTCAAAAAATGACTGACTGAACTGGGAGCCCTTCGGATTCCACATGTCCATATTACATCTGACCCTGGGCACCTTTCCTCTAAATAGCCAGGACCATCCTATTATTTTAGCGAGGCAAAGACATTCAAGTTTTTCTTTAACGtatacgatgtgtgtgtgtgtgtgtgtgtgtgtgtgtgtgtgtgtgtgcgtatatgtgtgtgtgtgtgtgtgtatatatgtgcgtgcgtatgtgtgtgtgtgtttgtgtgtgtgtgtgtgtgtgtgtgtgtgtgtgtgtgtgtgtgtgtgtgtgtgtatatatgtgtgtgtgcgcgcgtgtgtgtgtgtgtgtgtgtgtgtgtgtttgtgcgtgtatgtgtgtgtgtatttgtattttgctcAAGCTTCGGCATTTCCTTGGATGTTTTTTAAACGCTTCCTTTTCAATCACACAAGTTAAATAAAGCAGCTCCACTTTTTGCACATTTTGCACTACAAGAACAGTCCCTACGCCAGTTTGAGGGTGCCTGTCCACCCTTTGCCACTTGGtattgactgactgacagacttCTGTCCTGAAAGTGGTGACTTGGCAAATGTTGCAGATCAAGTaggggtatttttttttctctcactatGCTAACCGTTCCTATTTATGATCTTCTCCTACGATgtattcttttgtttttctcattttttcgATCACGCCAAAGTCGTGGGAAAATAAAGACTGCAGCCAGAGTCCCACAAGCTTCTAACCTTAAATTTTTGATTACTTTtacttcatttttttcttgttgCTGTTGAAGGTTGTGAGCACgcgtgttgtgtttttttcttcttcttcttcttcttcttcttcttaaacGGCTAGGAAACGAGGAGTTGACCATTTCTTCCCCCTTTTTATTCTTTAGTTGTTGCCCTCTCCGCCCTCCTCGTCCTGCTGGTCGCTCGTCCACAGCGTGAGGTTGTCTCGTAGCAGCTGCATGATGAGAGTGGAGTCTTTGTAGGAGTCCTCGTTGAGGGTGTCCAGCTCGGCGATAGCGTCGTCAAAGGCGGTCTTGGCCAGGTGGCAGGCCTGCTCAGGTGCATTCTGGATCTCGTAGTAGAAGACGGAGTAGTTGAGCGCCAGGCCCAGCCGGATGGGGTGGGTGGGCTGCATGTGCTCCTTGCTGATCTCGTGCGCCTCGCTGTACGACTTCTCGGACGACTCCACCACGGCGGCCTTCTTCTCGCCAGTGGCCACCTCGGCCAGGTAGCGGTAGTAGTCGCCCTTCATCTTCAGGTAGAACACCTTGCTCTCGTGCTGGGTGTCGTTGCAGTTCTTGACCAGGAAGTTGTCCAGCAGGTTGAGCACGTCCTGGCACACGGCCTCCAGCTCCTTCTCGACCTTCTCGCGGTACGCCCGCACCATCTCGATCTTCTTCTCGTTGCCGTCGGCCGAGGTCTTCTGCTCGATGCTGGAGATGACGCGCCAGGAGGAACGCCGGGCGCCCACCACGTTCTTGTAGGCCACCGAGAGTAGGTTCCGCTCCTCATTGGACAGCGCCTCATTCAGCTCCGTCACCTGAAAGACGACAGGGAGAAACAAAGGCCACGTTAGATTACCATGAGACGCTGCAGAACACCGAACGGAAAGGTTTTCACAACAAGGCTGCATCTTCACTGGGAACCATACACAAAGTTGGCACTGGAAGCAAGATGCTTGGCGTAAACAACAGAAGGGGTTAGTCGTATGGTGAGGCTGCAACACCATCTCCTGTATCACCATGAGATTTAAATCAAACTATCTAATGGTAAATAGCAACTTTTTTCAAACACTCTTTCCTGTTCTACCCCAAAGAAGTTCTACAGCAGTTTTTTGAGCCTATGTTCACAAAGGTGAACCTCCAACTGAAGTGGCCATCTGGGGTCCTGGGTTGTGAAACAGACCACATGGTAAGTCTGCACGTTTATTTACCCCCATGCAAAGCCTGGTCCAGTGCCTCTGCATGACTAAATGACTGGACTACATCTGAGAGTCATATCACAGACATTACTATTCAACCATGTGACACCAACATCATTTTGTGTTAAAGGTGTTCTAACTTAATATAGGCTTCAGCAATGACCAACCTATATTGTACCTCAATGCTGAAGAAGGTAAAACGAGTAAATTGTCTCTTTAAAATGAAATCACAATAATGGTCAGATCGCTGATTGTCCTCTGCACACTCTACATCTTCGAGTCAGACCAAACACCATTCTATCGGCTAGCAGTCTGTACAATGTTAGTAACCATTGCAACACTACATGGCAGAATCAACAGGACATCACAGTTTTTGTACACAgtacaaaaaacaacagcaagaaAATGTGGTTACGCGATCACCATGTGTTAGCACGATAAACCTCTGACGTGTCAGTATATGAAAACAGTGGATAAGATGTAGACAAAGACCTTCATGATGCAAATCAGCCATTATCCCTCACATGAACTGTTTTATACGGCTCCAAATAGTGACTTGTGATTGTGAGGACACCACTCACAGACAGAGCCAAAAAGGCTTTTGGTGAACCCAGAAtgcacaaaagagagaaagtgattaAGCTGCCTTGATTACTTCCTATAAGCTGCTTTCCTCTTGACTGAGATTTCAGCTGAGagaatttttgtttttttaaacagcgCATTTTGGCGATGCAAGTTAACATATCCCTGAGTTTTGAGTCTGACACCAAATACAAAAGGCAAAATAACCCTTACTCTAAAAACTGCATGCAGTCAACAATGGTCAAAGCATTAACTACATTATAGGTCGAGAGAAACTGACTAAGGGTGAGTGTATGAGTTTTTACCACTCTGACAAAGAGgagattttatttcatttagatTTCTATGTGCTATAACAGGGATAATTACAAAGCTAATTTATATCGGTATCTtatgattacagtttttctcagtcactttggtacatttctcagatcagaattCAAATTCTCAAAACTGTTAAGTTAACCTCCACATCATACCAGGAAATTCTCATCCATTTGCACATTTTGCAAATCCTTTTGCACATTTATGCAAAAGAGTATGTACAATCATCTGCTGTTTAGTCTTACCCCCCAAAACATCTAGAAATGTCTATGATCATCATGACTGGATAACATACTGTCCCATTGTTTCTCAACCCATGAATTACTATGTGTGAAAGATACAGTAAAAAGCTAATTTGGAAATAAGGAATACCCTTCTAGGATATAAGTTTACAGTGAAAACATGACTAAGTATTTTTACTGCCTTGGTTACAAACCATGACAAAAGGGCTTCCTTTTTGGTGGCACTGACAATCATTGATGCAATTAGTAATTAGCAATGTAGTTTCGAGTCATAAGCTAAGCATTTTGAGCTTTTGCAGGTGATTCATTGGGTGGTGTTGTTTGTACGAATTGTTCCAAGAAATGCACTTACTGTTTTCAAAATgtgctgttttgaaaatgattcgagaaatgtaccaaaccgactgagaaaaactgtaatttgcAGTGCCTTCTATCTGAATGGAATGGTTGTGCTGAATCTGGCACCTGATCGTATAACCTGAAACTAAATGGTAAATGTGCACAAGGTTCTGTGGCACAATCTGAATCAGCACTAGATTTTTGTGGAagctgtgtgtatttgacagATTGGGAGTGGGTGGAAAGATGGCTGACTCcaaggctccctctctctctctctctctctacccagtATATCCTTCTGTCCTTCCATTTCTTTGCCATGCTTCATgtgacactcaaacacacccatgtctaccctcccacacacctacacataaaAACAGAGTCATCCTTAAATCTGACCTCAATGCAATCTAGATAGTACAATATTTAGACGACACAACCTATTGATGAAACCACATTTAAACCTTGGCTGTCCCCTTTCTTTGATGACTTCCTGTGATTTCCATCTGTATGCAAAAAATGACCAATCTCTAACCCTCCAAAATGTTATGCTTCTGAAAGGAGACAGATGTCATATTACCATGttgtctggaaaaaaaaacataacacataAATACTGCACCAGTAACCAGTATGATCCTGTCCATAGTAAAGACATAACCTAGGGGTATAACTAAGGCACAACATGACAATCAACTCATATCAGAATGGCTGGGTTTAGTGACAGTTCATCAGCACTCTGTGTATTTCAGAGGCTTTTATCTGTCTGATGCCGGTTATCTGTGAGGTTTGGTTTGTCTGTGAGGCTCCTTTCACCCTCCCTTTCAGCTCTTCCGGACTTAAGACCTCTACGTCCGGGGGTGGTCAAAGTGCAGTCTATCACTATACCATCTatggtttccatggaaacaagACAATCTGCTTTTGTTTGAGTGGACTGACAATCTCCTGCTGCTGCCATAGTGTCTTCAGgaccgagacagagacagagacagagacagagagagagagacagaaagagagagacagagagagaagtggcCTGAGCCTGTGAAGGAAgtaatggaggaggaggatggaatAGAAGGAAGGggtaggggggaggggaggggagaggctccatgtgtgtgtgttcgaagagtgtgatgagtgtgtagggggatggggaggggagaaaaGGTCCTCAGAAGCCTcctggtagcagcagcagcagcagctgtgctTATGACAGACGATCGTCAGCCACGGGCCGATGAATAGCTACTGTGAGCCGGCATATGGCCGCACTGGCTACAATCTCAGCTACTTCACCGTCAGCCTTCCATTAAAACACACTACATGTCGCACAATGGCTGATTTGATTATCCTTTACCTGTCGGTTCAACCTTTTGAACAACTTACTGGCCTTGTTGCAGGTAAAGTGTTTCATCTAGATCAGGTGTCTGACTGGACTATGGAGCCGCAGCAATGATAGAGATAcaaagggggaaggagagaacatTTGGTTTTATGAGGGTTAAGGTCCATTTAAcatcactgtgtgtttatggacCATCAGTGCAATACACAgttgagaggcagagggagagaaatatttGTGATACAGATAAGTGTGTACTACCAAGAATGAAACAGATAAGTGTGTGCTACCAAGAATGATACAGATAAGTGTGTACTACCAAGAATGAAACAGATAAGTGTGTGCTACCAAGAATGATACAGATAAGTGTGTACTACCAAGAATGAAATAGATAAGTGTGTACTACCAAGAATGAAACAGATAAGTGTGTGCTACCAAGAATGAAACAGATAAGTGTGTGCTACCAAGAATGAAACAGATAAGTGTGTACTACCAAGAATGAAACAGATAAGTGTGTACTACCAAGAATGATACAGATAAGTGTGTACTACCAAGAATGATACAGATAAGTGTGTACTACCAAGAATGATACAGATAAGTGTGTGCTACCAAGAATGAAACAGATAAGTGTGTAGacatcatgagagagagagtcagcatGCATATTagatatcactctctctctctttatatatatatgtgtgtgtgcgtgagtgtgtatatatatatgtgtgtgtgtgtgtgtgtgtgtgtgtgtgtatgtgtgtgtgtgtgtgtgtgtgtgtgtgtgtgtgtatgtgtatgtgtgtgtgtatgtgtgtgtgtgtgtgtgtgtgtgtgtgtgtgtgtgtgtgtgtgtgtgtgtgtgtgtttgtatgtgtgtgtatgtatatgtatatgcataaAGGTTGACGGTGCA from Clupea harengus chromosome 8, Ch_v2.0.2, whole genome shotgun sequence encodes:
- the ywhag1 gene encoding 14-3-3 protein gamma-1 is translated as MVDREQLVQKARLAEQAERYDDMAAAMKSVTELNEALSNEERNLLSVAYKNVVGARRSSWRVISSIEQKTSADGNEKKIEMVRAYREKVEKELEAVCQDVLNLLDNFLVKNCNDTQHESKVFYLKMKGDYYRYLAEVATGEKKAAVVESSEKSYSEAHEISKEHMQPTHPIRLGLALNYSVFYYEIQNAPEQACHLAKTAFDDAIAELDTLNEDSYKDSTLIMQLLRDNLTLWTSDQQDEEGGEGNN